Below is a genomic region from Planctomycetia bacterium.
CGACTGATATAGATCTTCCGAGGTCCAGCCGTCCGCAAGGCGGTCGAGGATGAGATCCACAGACAGCCGCGTGCCCTTTACCACTGGCTTGCCTACCAGAATCTCAGGGTCGGAAACAATGTGATCGCGCCAGTTCATGGGGCACTCCTTTCCTTGACAACATGTTCGAATATTACTTCCCGCAACAGCACAGCAGTTACGGTCGGCGCACCAGCAGCAGGCCACATCCGAACGCCTTCGCATGGCCGATTCCCCCGAGCAATGCCGACGCGAAAGCCGTCGGATCATC
It encodes:
- a CDS encoding DUF433 domain-containing protein, which encodes MIRRLSRRHCSGESAMRRRSDVACCWCADRNCCAVAGSNIRTCCQGKECPMNWRDHIVSDPEILVGKPVVKGTRLSVDLILDRLADGWTSEDLYQS